Proteins from a genomic interval of Lolium perenne isolate Kyuss_39 chromosome 1, Kyuss_2.0, whole genome shotgun sequence:
- the LOC127348215 gene encoding uncharacterized protein, with protein sequence MASVAAVEGAAAALRSVLSRAQQAAARSGRAPESVRVVAVSKTKPVGVIRGVYDAGHRCFGENYVQELIDKAPQLPEDIEWHFIGNLQSNKAKALLAGVPNLGMVESVDDEKIANRLDRVVADLGRKPLKVLVQVNTSGEESKFGVDPSGCAGLAKHVKLSCPNLVFSGLMTIGMLDYSSTPENFKALASCRKEVCDELGIPEEQCELSMGMSADFEQAIEMGSTNVRVGSTIFGAREYPKKN encoded by the exons ATGGCGtccgtggcggcggtggagggcgCGGCGGCGGCTCTCCGGTCGGTGCTGTCGCGCGCGCAGCAGGCGGCGGCGCGGTCGGGGCGCGCGCCGGAGTCCGTGCGCGTGGTGGCGGTGAGCAAGACGAAGCCCGTGGGCGTCATCCGCGGCGTGTACGACGCCGGCCACCGCTGCTTCGGCGAGAACTACGTGCAGGAGCTCATCGACAAGGCCCCCCAG CTCCCCGAGGATATTGAGTGGCATTTCATTGGGAACCTGCAAAGCAACAAAGCCAAAGCCCTCCTAG CTGGTGTACCAAATCTTGGCATGGTTGAGAGCGTAGATGATGAGAAG ATTGCTAATCGTCTTGATCGAGTGGTAGCTGATTTGGGGAGAAAACCTCTTAAGGTCTTGGTCCAAGTCAACACAAGTGGAGAAGAAT CCAAATTTGGAGTGGATCCTTCAGGGTGTGCGGGATTAGCAAAACATGTCAAGTTAAGCTGCCCAAATCTTGTATTTTCTGGTTTGATGACAATTGGCATGCTTGATTATTCCTCAACTCCGGAGAATTTTAAG GCACTCGCTAGCTGCCGGAAGGAGGTATGCGATGAGCTTGGAATACCAGAAGAGCAGTGTGAGCTGTCTATGGGCATGTCTGCGGATTTTGAGCAAGCG ATTGAAATGGGCAGCACAAATGTCAGAGTTGGATCAACTATATTTGGTGCAAGAGAATACCCAAAAAAGAACTAG
- the LOC127348172 gene encoding uncharacterized protein, translating into MEAALIKGGAVAGAQWVVSKALSPLSDGLVELWAASTELEPNIDALKTELLCAQGILNRALRVEIDNPALAVLLQKLRDLGYEAENALGELDYFRIQDEIDGSSEAVEDLGCGRNLVRVVRHVAGAAARQLSCDDESCKCARRLTSGARNTAHVASAAAKQFCCASCLPAARGSDEDSDEESDKESDQEYSCKCGRRLASRARTATRAFGKRLLCSSPLSVTDDSKLAPSRVPKLKFDRVGVSKRMKCIADKLKPLRESVSDILLIELQGSDHGIVNSASGNRPTTTSGPLEHIVYGRDQQKNTIVVDITNVENIHRDLTVIPIVGPGGIGKTTLTQYIYNSKRVEEHFQIRVWVCVSLDFSVYKLTREIVSSIPKAEDEKNDRPDNEVQNLDQLQKLIEKRLKNRRFLLVLDDIWKYGNEDEWNRLLVPFKKVQGNGDIILITTRFLEVAEMVKKGDELLQLEGLEPKEYWSLFVAYVFGETNRQYIDKNLLEIGEKIVEKLKGSPLAAKTVGSLLRKNPTVVIWTRVLESREWELQTGDNDIMPALKLSYDYLPFHLQQCFSFCALFPEDYKFESEELIHFWIGLDILHPGHTTKRIEDVGCHNLNDLVNYGFFKKETDDLGTHYVMHDLLHDLALNVSSQECLHIASSSLRDLGIAPSVYHMSISCIDPGDSTDGVVQENFRKGLDKIRNIIKFENLRTLMLFGNYDPSFVPIFSDLFKNANSLRVVFLSTMYYPVESLLLSVPNLVHLRYLRLESRYGSNEHLPRNISRFYQLRVLDIRKWHNSHSLLGDMTNLVKLRHFLSHNEEVHSNICNVGKLYSLQQLQRFEVKKESSGFELRELGKLEDLGGSLAIYNLDNAAVNEAHEAKLSYKYRLHKLTLNWKEDRSDINPGAEDQQLESLRPHTSIHELSIDGHGGSTCPTWLGTNLSTRGLEALRLDNTDWESLPPLGELYMVHETGEEYFGCIRGPSFPNLKRLELIGLPRFRRWVANEFCPWYFSIIEILIVKDCPKLTTLPFSSYTTCYPPDGDLNVTWFPRLKEIEIENCPELLSLPPTPYSHTLCNVTLQHVGRGLELLSYSNKSSVPLEMEGNDALPSLDETVLAFDKLTHLQELSFENCPPLSNKHLQMLTSLKTLKISKSGIVFLPLVKSDVKWQLPVTRLEIMSWTASGQELTRLLSHLPDLSHLEICLCDKITLLNVEAASLSVPASSGVKLQDTHGTNQQKDEVLQVEEEVVAAEQEEENDGLLLLPAQLPVSLKYFIILGCPELILTAHTHGAGGGGLHAMRSIQKIEIKSCPKFLSAYKDSDLCPFPSSLQRLVLEDRMEGMDTLVPLSNLTSLQELRVTYWGQHLRHEGLLHLLTQGQLTILEVRHIPNFFAGWDPARGLQGGEEQPSSKLQEFETDDIAGALAQPICRLLAPSLTRLSLEFNEQVERFTEQQEEALSLLTSLKELQFWWCEKLRCLPSGLRKLTSLERLQIYVCPAMRSLRRNGLPSSLQELVVEYCINLRCLPAGLHKLTSLKRLEIERCPAIRSLPKNGLPSSLQELDVRYCHNEKLKQRCRRLVGTIPLIRLG; encoded by the coding sequence ATGGAGGCGGCCCTGATTAAGGGCGGCGCCGTCGCCGGGGCGCAATGGGTGGTGAGCAAGGCGCTGAGCCCGCTGTCCGACGGCCTGGTGGAGCTGTGGGCGGCCAGCACGGAGCTTGAGCCCAACATCGATGCCCTCAAGACGGAGCTGCTCTGCGCGCAGGGCATACTCAACCGTGCTCTGCGAGTGGAGATCGACAACCCCGCGCTGGCGGTCCTGCTGCAGAAGCTGCGGGACCTGGGGTACGAAGCGGAGAACGCGCTGGGCGAGCTCGACTACTTCCGCATCCAGGACGAGATCGACGGCTCCTCCGAAGCCGTCGAAGACCTCGGGTGCGGCCGCAACCTCGTCCGAGTCGTTCGCCACGTCGCCGGTGCCGCCGCTAGGCAGCTCTCGTGTGACGACGAGTCATGCAAGTGCGCGCGCCGCCTCACCTCCGGTGCCCGTAACACCGCCCACGTCGCCAGTGCCGCCGCCAAGCAGTTCTGTTGCGCCTCGTGCTTGCCTGCTGCTCGTGGTTCTGACGAGGACTCCGATGAGGAGTCCGACAAGGAGTCTGACCAGGAATACTCCTGCAAGTGCGGGCGCCGGCTCGCCTCCCGTGCTCGTACCGCCACCCGTGCCTTCGGTAAACGACTCCTCTGCTCTTCTCCTCTGTCTGTCACTGATGATAGTAAGCTTGCCCCTAGCAGAGTACCAAAGTTAAAATTTGATAGGGTGGGCGTCTCTAAAAGGATGAAATGTATCGCAGACAAACTAAAGCCGCTGCGTGAGAGCGTCTCCGATATTCTACTCATAGAGTTACAGGGATCTGACCATGGCATTGTTAATTCTGCTTCTGGAAATAGACCCACGACCACCTCAGGACCATTAGAGCATATTGTGTATGGGAGGGACCAACAGAAGAACACCATTGTCGTGGACATTACAAATGTTGAAAACATTCATAGAGATCTCACCGTCATTCCTATAGTTGGTCCTGGGGGCATAGGAAAGACTACTCTCACTCAGTACATATATAATAGCAAAAGAGTTGAAGAACATTTCCAAATTCGAGTTTGGGTGTGTGTATCTCTTGACTTTAGTGTGTATAAGTTAACACGAGAGATTGTGAGCTCCATTCCTAAAGCTGAAGATGAAAAAAATGACAGACCGGATAATGAGGTTCAAAACCTGGACCAACTTCAGAAATTGATTGAAAAAAGACTAAAAAACAGAAGATTTTTACTTGTTTTGGATGATATTTGGAAATATGGTAATGAAGATGAGTGGAATAGATTGCTAGTTCCCTTTAAAAAAGTGCAAGGAAACGGAGACATAATTCTAATCACAACTCGATTCCTTGAAGTCGCTGAAATGGTTAAGAAAGGAGATGAACTCTTACAACTAGAAGGTTTGGAGCCGAAAGAATATTGGAGCCTTTTTGTAGCATACGTCTTTGGTGAAACTAATCGACAATATATTGATAAAAACTTGCTTGAAATTGGGGAAAAGATTGTTGAAAAGTTGAAGGGTTCTCCTCTTGCAGCAAAAACTGTGGGTAGCTTACTGAGAAAAAACCCTACTGTAGTTATTTGGACGAGGGTTCTTGAAAGTAGAGAATGGGAATTACAAACCGGTGATAACGATATTATGCCCGCATTGAAGCTTAGCTATGACTACCTCCCTTTTCACCTGCAACAATGTTTTTCCTTTTGTGCATTATTTCCAGAGGATTACAAGTTTGAATCTGAGGAGCTAATTCACTTCTGGATAGGACTTGACATCTTGCATCCAGGTCATACAACCAAAAGAATTGAAGATGTAGGGTGTCACAACTTGAATGACTTAGTTAATTATGGATTTTTCAAAAAAGAAACAGACGATTTAGGTACACACTATGTTATGCATGACCTGCTACATGATTTGGCATTGAATGTTTCATCACAAGAATGTCTACATATAGCTTCATCTAGTCTAAGAGATCTAGGAATTGCACCATCTGTCTATCACATGTCCATTAGTTGCATTGATCCAGGTGATAGCACTGATGGAGTTGTGCAAGAAAATTTTAGGAAAGGACTGGATAAAATAAGGAACATAATCAAATTTGAGAACCTACGCACTTTGATGTTGTTTGGAAATTATGATCCAAGCTTTGTTCCCATATTCAGTGATTTATTTAAAAATGCAAATTCTCTGCGAGTTGTCTTTTTGTCAACAATGTACTACCCTGTGGAGTCTCTGTTGCTCAGTGTGCCaaaccttgtccatcttcggtacTTGCGGCTTGAGTCAAGATACGGTAGTAATGAACATTTACCAAGGAATATCTCAAGATTCTATCAATTAAGGGTCCTAGACATAAGGAAGTGGCACAATTCTCATAGTCTGCTTGGAGATATGACTAACCTTGTAAAGTTGCGGCATTTTTTATCTCATAATGAGGAAGTCCACTCAAATATTTGTAATGTGGGAAAGTTGTATAGCTTACAACAGCTACAGAGATTTGAAGTCAAAaaagaaagtagtggttttgaattAAGGGAGCTGGGGAAATTAGAAGATCTAGGAGGATCACTTGCCATATATAATCTTGATAATGCAGCAGTAAATGAGGCACATGAGGCAAAACTATCATACAAATACCGCTTGCACAAATTAACACTGAACTGGAAGGAAGACCGATCTGATATAAATCCTGGCGCAGAAGATCAACAACTTGAAAGCCTTCGGCCACACACCAGTATTCATGAGCTATCCATTGATGGGCATGGAGGCTCCACGTGCCCTACATGGCTAGGTACAAACCTGTCCACGAGAGGTCTGGAGGCTCTCCGCCTTGACAACACTGATTGGGAATCCCTTCCACCGCTTGGAGAGCTATATATGGTTCACGAGACCGGAGAAGAGTATTTTGGTTGCATTAGAGGTCCGAGCTTCCCTAACTTGAAAAGGCTAGAACTCATTGGGTTGCCAAGATTTAGAAGGTGGGTAGCAAATGAATTTTGCCCTTGGTACTTCTCAATTATAGAAATACTCATTGTGAAGGATTGCCCTAAACTAACTACGCTCCCGTTTTCATCTTATACTACTTGCTACCCTCCGGATGGAGATTTGAATGTGACTTGGTTTCCTAGGCTAAAAGAGATTGAAATAGAGAATTGCCCAGAACTCTTGTCACTGCCTCCTACTCCTTATAGTCACACTTTGTGCAATGTTACACTGCAACATGTAGGAAGAGGTCTGGAGCTGTTAAGTTACTCAAACAAATCATCCGTCCCTTTGGAAATGGAAGGTAATGATGCTCTGCCTAGCCTAGACGAGACGGTTTTGGCGTTCGATAAGTTAACCCATCTACAAGAATTGAGTTTTGAAAACTGCCCACCTCTGTCTAATAAACACCTTCAAATGCTAACCTCGTTAAAGACCCTCAAAATAAGTAAGTCTGGTATTGTGTTTCTGCCGTTAGTAAAAAGTGATGTGAAATGGCAGCTTCCGGTCACCCGTCTTGAGATAATGAGTTGGACTGCTAGCGGGCAGGAACTAACACGTCTACTCTCTCATCTCCCTGACCTGTCTCATCTGGAAATATGTTTGTGTGACAAGATAACACTGTTGAACGTAGAGGCAGCATCGCTATCAGTGCCAGCTTCTTCAGGTGTTAAATTGCAGGATACACATGGAACAAATCAACAAAAAGATGAAGTGCTGCAGGTGGAGGAAGAGGTAGTAGCTGCGGAACAAGAAGAGGAAAATGATGGGCTGCTGCTCTTACCGGCCCAACTCCCCGTTTCTCTGAAGTATTTTATTATCCTTGGTTGTCCAGAGCTTATCCTGACTGCCCATACCCACGgggcaggaggaggaggtctccaTGCCATGCGCTCCATCCAGAAAATCGAAATAAAAAGTTGCCCCAAATTCCTCTCCGCCTACAAGGATTCGGATCTCTGCCCTTTCCCATCCTCCCTGCAACGCCTCGTTCTTGAAGATCGTATGGAGGGCATGGACACGCTGGTGCCCCTCTCCAACCTCACCTCTCTCCAGGAATTAAGAGTTACATATTGGGGCCAGCATTTAAGGCACGAGGGCCTGTTGCATCTCCTCACCCAGGGCCAGCTCACCATATTAGAAGTCCGCCATATCCCCAATTTCTTTGCTGGTTGGGACCCCGCGCGAGGGCTGCAGGGTGGAGAAGAGCAGCCATCCTCCAAATTGCAGGAATTCGAGACGGACGACATCGCAGGAGCCCTTGCTCAGCCGATCTGCCGTCTCCTCGCTCCCTCCCTCACCAGATTATCTCTTGAATTCAACGAACAGGTGGAGCGCTTCACAGAGCAGCAAGAGGAGGCCCTTTCCCTCCTCACCTCCCTCAAGGAGCTCCAATTTTGGTGGTGCGAAAAGCTGCGGTGCCTCCCGTCAGGGCTACGCAAGCTCACCAGCCTCGAGCGATTACAGATCTATGTCTGCCCAGCCATGCGGTCGCTGCGCAGGAATGGCCTCCCGAGTTCCCTGCAAGAGTTAGTTGTCGAGTACTGCATCAATCTGCGGTGTCTCCCAGCAGGGCTACACAAGCTCACCAGCCTCAAGAGATTGGAGATCGAGAGATGTCCAGCCATCCGGTCGCTGCCCAAGAATGGCCTCCCCAGCTCACTGCAAGAGTTGGATGTCAGATATTGCCACAACGAGAAGCTAAAACAGCGATGCAGACGGTTAGTGGGCACCATCCCACTAATCAGACTAGGCTAA